A region from the Lysobacter antibioticus genome encodes:
- a CDS encoding ABC-F family ATP-binding cassette domain-containing protein yields MISFRDFAMRRGERLLLSNVDLTLHAGWRVGVIGRNGTGKSSLFAAIQGEVEADRGDIDVPNRVRIASVAQETPALDDPALDFVLSGDAQVYQVLVAEREAVEREDWEAVAEAHHRLEELGGYDATARAGKLLHGLGFSPDTHERAVKEFSGGWRVRLNLARALMTPSDLLLLDEPTNHLDLDAVLWLEQWLLKYPGTLLLISHDREFLDEVTTHTLHLHDGKAKLYTGDYTSFERQRAEHLRLQQITHEKQQAERAHLQSFIDRFSASAAKAKQAQSRVKRLAKMVGTEAVRLERAMRIEFPAPVKLPHALLRLIHADCGYGDHVVLDDVSFILEAGDRIALLGPNGAGKSTLVKSLVGELDLLTGERGGHPDLRIGYFAQHTVESLHAGVSPIDHLAEIAPGVPTQQLRDFLGKWNFPGDRAFESVDGFSGGERARLALAMIAWRKPNVLLLDEPTNHLDLDVREALAEALSDFPGAIVLVSHDRHLIGLVCETFWRVADGVAQPFDGDLDAYAVWLRTRDNSNDGKGAAVAKAAAQATAAASAAKQAAGGGKGGRKVNPVKLAEAEKRVAELESKLHTLDMDLADPTKYAGGGDNAAELAKQREKVAADLAKAEAEWMALYDAA; encoded by the coding sequence GATCCAGGGCGAGGTCGAGGCCGACCGCGGCGACATCGACGTGCCCAACCGGGTGCGCATCGCCAGCGTGGCCCAGGAAACCCCGGCCCTCGACGATCCGGCCCTGGACTTCGTCCTGTCCGGCGACGCCCAGGTCTACCAGGTGCTGGTCGCCGAACGCGAAGCGGTCGAGCGCGAGGACTGGGAAGCGGTCGCCGAAGCCCACCACCGGCTCGAAGAGCTCGGCGGTTACGACGCCACCGCGCGCGCCGGCAAGCTCTTGCACGGCCTGGGCTTCTCGCCCGACACCCACGAGCGCGCGGTCAAGGAGTTCTCCGGCGGCTGGCGCGTGCGCCTGAACCTGGCGCGCGCACTGATGACGCCGTCGGACCTGCTGCTGCTCGACGAGCCGACCAACCACTTGGACCTGGACGCGGTGCTGTGGCTGGAGCAGTGGCTGCTGAAGTATCCGGGCACCTTGCTGCTGATCTCGCACGACCGCGAGTTCCTCGACGAGGTCACCACCCACACCCTGCATCTGCACGACGGCAAGGCCAAGCTGTACACCGGCGACTACACCTCGTTCGAGCGCCAGCGCGCCGAACACCTGCGCCTGCAGCAGATCACCCACGAAAAGCAGCAGGCCGAGCGCGCCCATCTGCAGAGCTTCATCGACCGCTTCAGCGCCAGCGCGGCCAAGGCCAAGCAGGCGCAGTCGCGGGTCAAGCGCCTGGCCAAGATGGTCGGCACCGAGGCGGTGCGGCTCGAACGCGCGATGCGCATCGAGTTCCCGGCGCCGGTCAAGCTGCCGCATGCGTTGCTGCGCCTGATCCATGCCGATTGCGGCTACGGCGACCACGTGGTGCTGGACGACGTCAGCTTTATTCTCGAAGCCGGCGACCGCATCGCCTTGCTCGGCCCGAACGGCGCGGGCAAGTCGACCCTGGTCAAATCGCTGGTCGGTGAGTTGGACCTGCTGACCGGCGAACGCGGCGGCCATCCGGACCTGCGCATCGGTTACTTCGCCCAGCACACGGTCGAATCGCTGCATGCCGGCGTCAGCCCGATCGATCATCTGGCCGAAATCGCCCCGGGCGTGCCGACCCAGCAGCTGCGCGATTTCCTCGGCAAGTGGAATTTCCCCGGCGACCGCGCCTTCGAATCGGTCGACGGTTTCTCCGGCGGCGAACGCGCGCGCCTGGCCCTGGCCATGATCGCCTGGCGCAAGCCGAACGTGCTGCTGCTCGACGAACCGACCAACCACTTGGACCTGGACGTGCGCGAGGCCCTGGCCGAAGCGCTGTCCGATTTCCCCGGCGCGATCGTGTTGGTCTCGCACGACCGCCACCTGATCGGCCTGGTCTGCGAAACCTTCTGGCGCGTGGCCGATGGCGTGGCGCAGCCGTTCGACGGCGACCTCGACGCCTATGCGGTGTGGCTGCGCACGCGCGACAACAGCAACGACGGCAAGGGCGCGGCCGTGGCCAAGGCCGCGGCGCAGGCAACCGCCGCCGCATCGGCCGCCAAGCAGGCCGCCGGCGGCGGCAAGGGCGGGCGCAAGGTCAACCCGGTCAAGCTGGCGGAAGCGGAAAAGCGGGTGGCCGAGCTGGAATCCAAGCTGCATACCCTGGACATGGACCTGGCCGATCCGACCAAATACGCCGGCGGCGGCGACAACGCGGCCGAGCTAGCCAAGCAGCGCGAAAAGGTCGCCGCGGACCTGGCCAAGGCCGAGGCGGAGTGGATGGCGCTGTACGACGCGGCTTGA